In the genome of Nocardia sp. NBC_00416, one region contains:
- a CDS encoding ABC transporter permease → MTTLRRLRSIPSAQVCLMILAVVVFLAVFGEALAPYDALRQSPQILQGPSAGHLLGTDYVGRDVLSRLMAGTRLSVVGAVEVVLVGLCLGVPAGLASVWAGRAGEWFALRMAETLTVLPFTVFTIAVAATLGNGMNQAMIAVGILSAPTFFRISRAVALGLRTTQYVESAELMGASTWWILRTHMWSKVLPNVAVAAAQATGAALLVIASLAFLGIGVTPPAPTWGGMLASDLGYLELQPWAPLFPGIPMLLTVGALNILADCLREAGSDTPRARRGLFTRLLARNPSRPTATAAVNPAFPPQELHRVTAR, encoded by the coding sequence ATGACGACCCTGCGCAGACTCCGCTCGATCCCCAGTGCACAGGTCTGCCTGATGATCCTGGCCGTGGTGGTATTCCTCGCCGTCTTCGGGGAGGCGCTGGCCCCGTACGACGCGCTCCGCCAATCCCCGCAGATCCTGCAGGGCCCCAGCGCCGGCCACCTGCTGGGCACCGACTACGTAGGCCGCGACGTGCTCAGTCGCCTGATGGCCGGGACGCGGCTGTCGGTCGTCGGCGCGGTGGAGGTGGTCCTCGTCGGGTTGTGCCTGGGCGTGCCCGCCGGCCTCGCCTCGGTGTGGGCGGGACGGGCCGGCGAGTGGTTCGCGCTGCGCATGGCCGAGACGCTGACCGTGCTCCCCTTCACCGTCTTCACGATCGCCGTGGCCGCGACCCTCGGAAACGGCATGAACCAGGCCATGATCGCGGTCGGGATTCTCTCCGCCCCGACCTTCTTCCGTATCAGCCGCGCCGTCGCCCTCGGCCTGCGCACCACCCAGTACGTCGAGTCCGCCGAGCTGATGGGTGCGTCCACCTGGTGGATCCTGCGCACGCATATGTGGAGCAAGGTCCTCCCGAACGTCGCCGTGGCGGCAGCGCAGGCCACCGGCGCGGCACTCCTGGTCATCGCCTCGCTCGCCTTCCTCGGCATCGGCGTCACACCGCCGGCCCCGACCTGGGGCGGCATGCTGGCCTCCGACCTCGGATACCTGGAACTGCAGCCGTGGGCGCCGCTGTTCCCGGGCATACCGATGCTGCTCACCGTCGGCGCCCTCAACATTCTGGCCGACTGCCTCCGCGAGGCGGGCTCCGATACACCCCGAGCACGGCGCGGACTGTTCACGCGACTGCTCGCCCGCAACCCGTCGCGCCCGACCGCGACCGCCGCGGTGAATCCCGCATTCCCCCCTCAGGAGTTGCACCGTGTCACTGCCCGATGA